The Coffea arabica cultivar ET-39 chromosome 2c, Coffea Arabica ET-39 HiFi, whole genome shotgun sequence genome includes the window GGAATAAAGTGCAATGGTAATACAACAGACTGCAGCTTTTGCAACTGTATTAAAATTATTTCCTGTTTATGGGATGAGAAATAATGCCTGATATTTGTTTTGTTCTTCTTCAGACTTGTATGCTTTTGTAATTGGAAGTTATGTCATTTGGACTGCTGTGGCTGGAGCAAGGTACTCAATTGAGCAGATAAGAAcaaatagggctacaattttgttTAAGCAAATTTGGAAATGGTGTGGGATCGTGATTAAGAGTACTGCATTGTTATCAATATGGGTATGGACATTTTAGTTCCGAACAAGTCACTGTTGTATttgaagttttctaatttttttaagggttgtttgtttgttttatctGATTTCCTTACTCCTAACTCTTTTTCACTCATCTTCCAGATTTTTGTCATTCCTGTTTTAATTGGACTGCTTTTCGAGCTCTTGGTGATTGTACCAATGCGAGTGCCCGTGAATGAAAGTCCAGTTTTCCTTTTGTATCAGGATTGGGCCCTTGGATTGATCTTTCTTAAGATTTGGACTAGGCTGGTGAGTATTGCATTTGTATATTGATCCTGAGTTTTTCTACTCCTCTTGTGGAACTATACTGCTTGTAAATTCAGTTTCTGAAATTCGTGGTTGTCTCTTCTTGAATATGAAACTAAATGATTCTATcacaaaatgggaaaaaaaagatAGCTTCTAATATTATACTGCTTTTGAGAGAACTAGCTGATGGGGGAAAGCATGAACAAATTCTTCTGaatgcttttttattttttccaatatcacttggattttttttttttttttttttttttttttttttgcattgatATCAGTGAGTTTTACATCTTTCTGACCATGGAAGAGCATTTCTATTGTTGAGTTGATATTTGAAGATTAGGTAAGATTCTTATTCTTAATGAATTGTTCAAACAGGTCATGCTGGATCAAGTGTTGCCTTTGGTAGATGAGAGTTGGCGAATAAAATTTGAGAGAGTCAGGGAGGATGGCTTCTCTAGGTTGCAGGGCTTCTGGGTGCTGAGGGAAATAGTCTTTCCTATCATTATGAAGTTGCTCACTGCCTTGTGTGTTCCTTATGTTTTAGCCAGAGGAGTGTTTCCGATATTTGGGTACCCATTAGTGGTCAACTCAGCTGTATATCGTTTTGCCTGGTTGGGTTGTCTTGGCCTCGGTTTGTTGTGGTACTGTGCAAAGAGATTCCATGTCTGGTTCACAAACCTGCACAATTCTATACGTGATGATCGCTACCTCATTGGTAGGAGGCTTCATAACTACGGTGAAGGTGTTGAGAGGCAAAATGGTAGTGTTTCCCAGGAAGGACAAAATTCTAATGAACATGGCACTAGCTTACTTCAGAGTGAACCAGATGCTGCCGATGTAGGGATTAGGCAAAGGCATGTTCGACAAGATGCTTAATCTTTAGGAGATGTGTAAAGTAGGGTGTCAATATATCAGCTTGCCAAGGTTTTCCTCATGTGAGGATTGGGCGATCGTTGAAGCATGTGTTGAagcatcaattttttttccggGCTTTTGTGAATATGACGGGCCAAAATCTTCGAATGATACAAATCAATGAGAATGTGTATAAATCATTGTGGAACTAGTACTTAAATGTATTCTGTCTGGTCAGTTAGGAGTATGCATAGGACACCATttatgtcaaaatttttctttgtaGGATTTCGAACACCTCGTGGTGGTGGATTGCCAAGTAGTTGCAGATGATGAACGTTTAAGCATGTTAGATGGCAGCGGACTGCTTTGATCCGtcttggttctttttttttttcctcaaattaTGGAAAAGAACTTTTTGACAGGGTTCTTTCCTGCTTTTCCACACAAGCGGACATAATAcctgtattttgcatatttgttaGCTCGTAACATTTGTTGCGTTTCGTTTTGGATCTTGAAATGGCTTGTTAATATTAGTCAGTGTGTTGCTTACTGTAGCACCAATTGAGCTAGCCTGCAATACTAGCAGCAAAAACCATTGAAGACCTACGATCGTTAGCTAGCACTGCGattgaaaaataaaacataaaatagAAACAAAGCTATGCTACTGAACTATCTTATGCTTAACCccagaaaaaagaatgaaaaagcaACACTATTTCCATCTAACACGAGAGgaaaataaaacatgaaaaaaaaagaaaagaaataaccaTCTTAAGCTTGGCCCCTGAGAGAGAGTGAAAAACAAATCTTTTAAGCTTTGATATCTCGTATCAATGTGTAGAGCGTTACGCCCACCATATTTTCGTTTTGCTGTTCTTCCGCCGCGCATTTAGGCATATGCTCCGTCGCCAATGTGAATAAGGAAAAAGTCCTGACGTCGACAATTGATATTCTATGTGATGGTATTCGCTCTGAAGCATGACAAACTGAAACGAAGACGCCTACTGACAACACACCTGATCACTAAATAGTTAAAAGATTTAGACTAGACCGGCCCATTACTTTGGTTTTGAGTTACTTTATAGAACCTGAGGAAGACAATATTTATGGCAATTGGCAACACGTCCAGTTCCCACTAACATAGATGATACAGCCTTCTCATCTACAGATGGGAAAGCGAGCTAAGAAAACAATCCTGAAATCCAAACAGGCAAATAGATCAACATAACAAAATAGTGCATTCCAACCTCAAAAAGAACTGAATCAATGCTCCAACCCTCGTGTTTCAAAAACCAAAGCACAAAAGTCTAGATTTAACTCCGCAATCAGTTCACTCAGGAAACAAGACCATCATTCAAGGACAATGATGCCAATTGATCAGCAGGATTGGTTGCCTGCTGCTGCTGAGAAACATTCCTTAAGACCTCCATGGCCTCTGCAACCTTCGACTTCAGAGCTTCTGGTGACTCAAGCAGGTGTAGAACCTCTGTCTGGTCCATCTCCAAAAGCATACCAGTAACCTTAGCTGCTGTTTCAGGCTCCAACTGTTCGACAAGTGGGTATAGATTCTCGCCCAACATCTGCAGATAAAATCATACTACTCAGTGATGACAAATTTTAATCCAACTCTCAAACTAGGCATTCATCAGTCATTAGTCACTCAACATTATATTGGTAATGGAAGGTGGGGTGAAGGGAAGTGAAGAGCAGATTGTACAGTAAGAACATACTCCAGTAAAACTGATGGAAAAAATTACTTGCTACTATTTAAAAACTAGAACCCAagcaaaacaagtaaaattCAAACACAATCAATGTCagacaaataaaaaaatcacCTCATTAGAACAGAATGCAATAATGGATTTCAAATTATGGCAAGCTGAAAATACACAAATATACACCATTCCCAGTATGTAAGAAATTCCCAGCCCATAAAACAACtataaaaacacacacacactcctGTTTTCTTCAATGGACTCAACAGCTGAACAAATAGAAGAATCGCAAATTAACCTACCGTCCTCTGATCAGCAGGAGAAGCATTGGCAAGCGCAGATGCCAGAGCCCCAATTGGGACTGGCTGAGATACGACATCACGTAATGGCATGCCACCCATATCATATGGGACGGAAAGCATGCCTCCCACAACACCTGGCATAGAGACATCAGGCAGGGCACGTCCTGGAGGGTAACGGTATCCACGTCCCCTTGGAATCATCTGTCACAAAACGAAACAAATTGGGAAGATGCATAAAAGAAGACAGGAATAAATCCGCTGCCTCGAGAGGATAAACAAAAAATCCATCCGCAAACCTGCTGCTGCATCATTGGAACTGGTTGTTGACCCTGCTGGACCGGAACAGTACCACCTCGCCTGCCACCAGGACGCTGTCCTTGCTGCCCTTGCTGAACCATTGGCACAAAAAAGTTCGGCATTGGAGCTCCACCAGGCCTCATTCCAGGAACAAGCTGCTGTTGATAGCCAAAACCAggctgaaatgcaaaacaaagaAGAGAAACGTGTCCTCAACTTTCCAATAATTGTGCAAATTAATCCACCAGACAGGCACAAACATGACAAAATACATGATATAATATCCCTATACTAACTAATACATTTACCCATCCTAGAATGCCacaaagagggagagagagagagaacgcTGCATTCAATTTAGTTCAGAAAGAAACAAGTTGCTTCTGTAACATAAATTTGGCAAATCAATAAGAATAATCTCTGCTTAAAACAGAATAGACCTAACGAGATGTTACTTAGGAACACAGAGAGCTATAAATTCAGCAATAAATGTATGAAGAATGacctaataaaattatatagTCACCAGCCTTTTGCCACCAAAAATCTTAATTTACATAAACATGTTTTTGTGAATGCTTTGATAGCTATTATCAGCTTACCACCAAATATAAACCTTCCTATACACAAACTAATGACAACGTTACACTTCACAAAAGAAAGAACATCAAGACCAGTTTAACTGTTCAAGTCAGCCACAGTCATCTCAAAAGGCTCTGAGAAATAAAGCACAAATAGATGCTAAACTCTAAAACTCTCCCCTTCAAAATCTAAGACAAAATGGTGAAAGTGAGCACACTGTGCCTCAAGTAAACAGCTCTTTCCAATCAGCTTGTCTTAAAAAATGAGTAATCAGCACAACCAGATTAAGAAACAGACTCATGAAGAATGTATTTACTTGGGGAGGAATGATAGCAGGTGGCGGCTGTCCATAAAATATTTGTTGCCCTAGACCAGGACCGCCAGGGGGGTACATTGGCATTCTAGGAGCAACAGAGGGTCCCATTGCAATTGGACGCAATTGAGAAAATTGAGCCTGCATGAATGCAAGGAAAGTTACCCACGTTCATCAAAATAACGATACAAAAGCAAaagtatcaaaatttcaaaactggagagagagagagagatcaggTGCGTTCTTCACATTACAAAGATTCCATGGAATATAATTCTCATTCAATAAAAAAGTGTACTCATACTCTTATTCTAAATTATCACTAACTGTCATGAGGTTTTAGACTACAAAGTCAAAATAAGAGATAGCATCCAAAATATACCTGCAACCTTGCtcttctctcttcctttctctGTGCAAGAGCAACATAAAGTGGTTTGCTAACAATCATCTTCCCATTCATTTCGGAAAGCTGTGGCAGTACAGAGTAACATTGCACCTTGAAGCTCAAATGGAGGAATATAACACACTGAAATATCACAAAAACAAAACCACAAACTTACAGCTCTTGATGCTTCTTCAGGAATTGAGAATGCAACAAACCCAGATCCTCTGCTGATTCCATTGGGATCTCGCATAACCTGGCAGATATAAGTAGAACACAAAAACTTAATTATTGTGACACAACAATTGAATAGAGAGATGCTATTCAAACAGACACAGGCACCAGAGACCTTGCATGAAGTTATAACACCAAAGGGGGAGAACAATTCCCTAAGCTTATCATCATTAATGCTGTCATCTAAATTCTTTATATAGAGGTTCAACCCTTGTGATTTGTCAGCAGCCTCCTTAATACTCTGCTCGAATCGTTGTTTTAATTCTTGTTCTCTCTCAGATTTCTTTTGGGCTTTCCCAACAAACCATTCTTTGTTATCAAATTTATATCCATTAACAGCTTCAACAGATTTTGCAGCATCTTCAGGGTTCTCAAAGTTCACGAATCCAAAACACTTTGACTTTCCATCTTCATCCCTCATTACCACAACACTAGTTATTGTCCCATAATCACCAAATACTTTCTTTAGGTCTTCATCAGTGGTTGATTCTGAGAGATTCTTCACAAAAACATTAGTAAATTTTGTCTTGTCTACAGCCATTTCTCTTTCTTGTTTCCGAAGGAAAGGTCCAACATATACTTGCTTATCATTCAGCAGCATCCCGTTGAGTTTCTCAATAGCTTTTTGAGCAGCTTCATCAGTATCATATTGCACAAACCCATAGCCCTTTGACTGACCAGAAACATCGGTTGCCACCTTGCAAGAGAGAATGTTTCCAAATACAGAAAATGTGTCGTGCAAAGCCTTATGGTCAATCGCTTTGTCCAAATTCtgtcaagagagagaaaataatcATTTGAAAAgaactaaaaaaaattcaattgggAGCAAAGATGTTACCAACCACTGGACCATAGGGTACAACGCCcaagccccccccccccctcctttcaaaaaaaaaaaaaagaaaaagagaaggaaaggaaaaaaactgAAGCAGAGAACCATATACCTTAATAAATATATTTCCAGAACCACTTTTACGTATGCTGGGATCTCGATGAGAATACATAACTCTAATGGGCTTCCCATTGAGAGGAGTAAAATTTAGAATCTCTAGAGCCCGTGCAGCTGTGTTGGAGACAAAGAAATATGGTTAGCAACAGCACTGGGGAATAAGACCCAAACACAAGCAGACAGGATGGAATGAAACAAGAAGACCAACTAATATACAGtagtaaaaaaaaagtttactgTTGCAAATAGAACTTCAAAAAGACTAGCCATGCCTGGATGAACTGCTGAATAATGCTTCAGAGATGCTCAATAATAAGACCAGTAATTCCTTAGAAATGATAAAGATGAACTACTATATATCACAAGAATTCAAATAAACAAAAGCATGGTCCTTTCCTATTAGAAGGACTTGAAATACGAAACCAAAGGATGTGCatctcaaataaaaatcaaagaTTACGATAACACTAATCAATAGAGTCCTCAACATAAACCAGACACATACAGTAATGATAATCTCATAACTCACCCAAATCAGCGATATTTACTTGAGAGCCCAGGAATAGAtgactttttcaataaaataacaCCCGAAGTCCACATAACTATGACAGTAGCCATTAGGTCACCAAAGCAGCCAAGGAATTGAATGGAAATATGAAGGCAGCATTAATTGAAGGATAAGGAGTATGAACTAACCATCTTGCGGATTGCCATAATTGACATAACCATATCCAAGTGACCGTCGAGTCGTCAAATCCCGGCAAACCCTGACCGAAACCACCTGTCCAACCTGGTTGAACAGATCGTAAAGCTGCGAATCAGTGACGTGCAAATCCAAGTCACCTACATAAAGCGACGTCGGCACGAACTGAGGATTCGCACCGCCAGCAGCAGCTGTAGTAGTAGCATTCACATTCATCACCGACTGCGGCACCTGAACCTGAGCCATCTCAACTCGAAAACCGTAGCTAAATGGAGGACAaaaattttaggatttttttttggaaatttttcaattttttttgtgatttttttctcGCTTCCCTCTCCTCTTGTTATTCGAGAAACAAACCCTAGACAGTAGCACCAAAAATTATGACAGTCTAAATTTGGAAAATGTTCCCgaaattttcgttttttttttcttgccttcaATATATTAAAAGAAAATCCAACAAAAAGATACTTTTAAACtcaaagattttctttttccttttttttagccttttacactaaaaagagagaggagaggGAAGGATGAAAATAGAGAAGGATAAGTCGGAGATCCGACGGAGGGTATGGGAGTATCGCCGCCGACAGCGACGGCGACGGCGCTGTGGGATGAGAGAGGAGGGGTGGGGGAGCAAAGAGCAAGTGCACTGGGCAAGGGCAGAAGCGGCGGTTTTTTTATATCTGGCGGGCTCAATAGCGGTGCGCGCGGTTACCCTAGGGGGTGGGCAAGCTTGTGCACAAAATCTGCGCCGTTGGATTAGGAGAGGGGTACACTGGCGGTTGGTAGATACGGGAGGAGGATTGTATATTTGTGCCATTCTCAAAGGGTTGGGATCGATGTGGGGGGGAAAAAAGGGTATCTCTAACTACATAAAGCGCCGAAGGGTTGGCAACAGTGATTTCCACTGGTTATTTTGTAATTTGAGCATTGATTTTGTCCTCATTTGTCTTTGTAGGTGTGATGGAACTCATTGTGGGGTCATCTTTGTTTCATGCTTGTCGGCCACAGGTTCTAAATTTTGGTCGCcttattccaattttacccttttacaCTGGTTTCGTTGTTGTTTCTCTACAGATTTTGGCCTTTTTCGTCTTTTTAttgtaaataatatttttagtgGTTGGCCCGTTGCCTGCTGCATATGTCTGCCCAGATTTATTGGACCTCTCACGGTTTTTGCGAAATCTTTTCTGGTCTGCCGCCTTATGTTGGTCCACTGTGTTTGGGTTTCGGACATAAGAAAAATACCACTATATCCATCCATATAtagcaaaaaaatatatatatatatgatacgTAAACAAAATCAGCAACCTTGGCTGCCAAATTACTCTTCACAGGTTAAATAGTACCAGcaacaaacaattaaaaattttatacaatttaCACATTACTAATCAATACTAAATATTACAAAAATCAACACAACCTAGAATAATACACCTCAAACTATACCATCATACACACTAAGAAATCCTTCAATTAATCCACTCTCACAACTTTCACTagcataaaattaattagaaccAATAATCAAATCACAATTAGACAAAACATAAATATACTGTAAacaataaaataccaaaaaaataaaaaagtgcaAAACAATTACTTACTTTACCAATAGAAAAACATATCAAAACCATAATCATTCAAAATAATACAAAATATGACAAATCCATACTACATTGCAAAACTTATATTACAAATCTTTACACATGTTCCAATATAAAATACA containing:
- the LOC113726452 gene encoding polyadenylate-binding protein 2-like, encoding MAQVQVPQSVMNVNATTTAAAGGANPQFVPTSLYVGDLDLHVTDSQLYDLFNQVGQVVSVRVCRDLTTRRSLGYGYVNYGNPQDAARALEILNFTPLNGKPIRVMYSHRDPSIRKSGSGNIFIKNLDKAIDHKALHDTFSVFGNILSCKVATDVSGQSKGYGFVQYDTDEAAQKAIEKLNGMLLNDKQVYVGPFLRKQEREMAVDKTKFTNVFVKNLSESTTDEDLKKVFGDYGTITSVVVMRDEDGKSKCFGFVNFENPEDAAKSVEAVNGYKFDNKEWFVGKAQKKSEREQELKQRFEQSIKEAADKSQGLNLYIKNLDDSINDDKLRELFSPFGVITSCKVMRDPNGISRGSGFVAFSIPEEASRALSEMNGKMIVSKPLYVALAQRKEERRARLQAQFSQLRPIAMGPSVAPRMPMYPPGGPGLGQQIFYGQPPPAIIPPQPGFGYQQQLVPGMRPGGAPMPNFFVPMVQQGQQGQRPGGRRGGTVPVQQGQQPVPMMQQQMIPRGRGYRYPPGRALPDVSMPGVVGGMLSVPYDMGGMPLRDVVSQPVPIGALASALANASPADQRTMLGENLYPLVEQLEPETAAKVTGMLLEMDQTEVLHLLESPEALKSKVAEAMEVLRNVSQQQQATNPADQLASLSLNDGLVS